From the genome of Caminibacter pacificus, one region includes:
- the hisF gene encoding imidazole glycerol phosphate synthase subunit HisF yields MEYFAKRIIPCLDVKDGRVVKGVNFVGLRDAGDPVEAAIRYNEEGADELTFLDITASHEGRKPIVDIVKEVSKEVFIPLTVGGGISELNDIYDLLNVGCDKVSINSAAVKRPEFINEASKRFGSQCIVVAIDVKKVAPNKWNVFIKGGREDTGLDAIKWAKEVVDRGAGEILLTSMDADGTKAGFDIEITEKISKLVNVPVIASGGAGKMEHFKEVFEHSADAALAASIFHFKEIDIIDLKNYLKNNGISVRI; encoded by the coding sequence ATGGAGTATTTTGCCAAACGTATCATTCCTTGTCTTGATGTAAAAGACGGCAGGGTTGTTAAGGGAGTAAATTTTGTAGGACTGCGTGATGCGGGAGACCCTGTAGAAGCAGCTATCAGATATAACGAAGAAGGTGCGGACGAGCTCACCTTTCTTGATATTACCGCAAGTCATGAAGGAAGAAAACCTATTGTCGATATCGTAAAAGAAGTTTCAAAAGAAGTATTTATTCCTCTAACCGTAGGAGGAGGTATTAGCGAATTAAATGATATTTACGATTTATTAAACGTCGGATGTGATAAAGTCTCTATAAATTCAGCCGCCGTCAAAAGACCGGAATTTATAAATGAAGCAAGTAAAAGATTCGGTTCTCAATGTATAGTAGTAGCGATTGACGTTAAAAAAGTCGCTCCCAATAAATGGAACGTTTTTATAAAAGGTGGTCGTGAAGATACCGGACTTGATGCTATAAAATGGGCTAAGGAAGTCGTAGATAGAGGAGCTGGTGAGATACTCCTAACTTCAATGGACGCAGACGGCACAAAAGCCGGATTTGATATCGAAATAACCGAAAAAATAAGCAAACTCGTAAACGTGCCCGTAATAGCAAGCGGTGGAGCAGGAAAAATGGAACATTTTAAAGAAGTTTTCGAACACTCTGCCGATGCTGCACTTGCGGCAAGTATTTTTCACTTTAAAGAAATTGATATTATCGATTTAAAAAATTACCTTAAAAATAACGGAATTTCCGTAAGAATTTAG